A region of Salvelinus alpinus chromosome 6, SLU_Salpinus.1, whole genome shotgun sequence DNA encodes the following proteins:
- the LOC139579535 gene encoding leucine rich adaptor protein 1-like: MDITIATDLSEIERKIGRKIPESLFPFAPDGRMMKENTDGRDEWDSPGRVKDMSDTTSLQSNMRLLRQEMSHLRGMDVRLMCQLLSINDGIEATRWDLEV, encoded by the exons ATGGATATTACCATCGCAACGGATCTGAgtgagatcgagagaaagattgGTCGGAAGATTCCAGAGAGTCTGTTTCCTTTTGCCCCGGATGGACGGATGATGAAAGAGAATACAGATGGTAGAGACGAGTGGGACTCGCCTGGCCGTGTAAAAGACATGTCCGACACCACGAGTCTGCAGAGCAACATGCGACTCCTAAGACAAGAAATG TCACACCTGCGGGGCATGGACGTCCGTCTGATGTGCCAGCTCCTGTCGATCAACGACGGCATCGAGGCGACGCGCTGGGACCTGGAGGTGTAG